In the genome of Actinobacillus genomosp. 1, the window TTTAGTCCAAAACCGAGTGACCGGTGAGATCTATGAGTCGGCACAATTCTTATATTTGCTAGTTGCTGCCTGCTTGTTTTCTAAATATCCGAAAGCCACTCGTTTGGATTATGTAAAACGTTTTTACGATGCGACTTCAACTTTTAAAATTTCATTACCGACCCCGATTATGTCGGGGGTAAGAACACCGACTCGTCAGTTTAGTTCTTGCGTACTGATTGAATGTGGCGATAGTTTGGATTCAATCAATGCCACTTCTGCTGCAATTATTAAATACGTCTCGCAACGTGCGGGAATCGGCATTAACGCCGGTGCAATCCGTGCATTAGGCAGTCCGATTCGTCAAGGGGAAGCTTTCCACACCGGGTGTATTCCGTTTTATAAACATTTCCAAACTGCGGTGAAATCTTGCTCGCAAGGCGGTGTGCGTGGCGGTGCGGCAACGGTTTACTACCCACTATGGCACTTAGAAGTAGAAAGTTTATTGGTGTTAAAAAACAATCGAGGTGTAGAAGACAACCGCTGCCGTCATATGGACTACGGCGTACAGCTCAACAAGCTGATGTATCAACGCTTAATTAAGGGTGGCGAAATCACCTTATTCAGCCCGTCTGATGTCGATGGCTTGTATGAAGCGTTTTTTGCCGATCAAGAAAAGTTCGAACAGCTTTATCTGCAATATGAACAAGACCCGCGCATTCGTAAACGCAGTGTGAAAGCGGTTGAGTTATTTTCACTGCTCATGCAAGAACGTGCTTCAACCGGTCGGATTTATATTCAGAATGTCGATCATTGCAATACGCATTCACCGTTCAATCCGCAAGTTGCACCGATCAAACAATCAAATTTATGTTTAGAAATCGCATTGCCGACCAAACCGCTGAATGATATTAACGATGAAAACGGGGAAATCGCACTCTGTACCCTTTCAGCATTTAACTTAGGTACTTTGCAAAATTTAGATGAATTTGAACCGCTTGCCGACTTAGTGGTACGAGCGCTAGATGCCTTGTTAGATTATCAAGACTATCCGGTGAAAGCGGCAAAACACGCCGCATTAGCTCGCCGTTCACTTGGCATCGGGGTCATCAACTATGCTTATTACTTAGCGAAAAACGGCGTGCGTTATTCAGACGGTTCTGCCAATGCGCTTACGCACAGAACTTTTGAAGCGATGCAATATTATTTACTGAAAGCTTCGCTCAATTTAGCCAAAGAACAAGGTGCTTGTAAGTTATTTAATGAGACGAGCTATGCTCAAGGTATTTTACCGATTGATAGCTATAAAAAAGAATTGGATAACCTGACAACAGAACCGCTACATTATGATTGGGAAAGTTTGCGTGCGGAGATTCAACAATTCGGCTTACGTAACTCAACCTTAAGCTCGCTAATGCCGTCAGAAACTTCCTCGCAAATTTCCAATGCGACCAACGGCATTGAGCCGCCGCGTGGCTACGTGAGTATCAAAGCCTCAAAAGACGGCATCTTAAAACAAGTTGTGCCGGAATATGAAAAGCTCCGCTCACAATACGAGTTATTGTGGGATATCCCCGATATGAGCGGTTACTTACAGCTGGTCGGCATTATGCAGAAATTCATTGATCAGGCGATTTCGGCAAATACCAATTATGACCCGCAAAAATTTGAAGACGGAAAAGTACCGATGAAACGCTTACTTGCCGATTTACTGACCGCTTATAAATACGGATTAAAAACGCTCTATTACCAAAATACCAGAGATGGAGCGGAAGATGCCCAACAAGATTTAAATGACGGTTGTGCCGGCGGTGCTTGCAAAATCTGATGAATAAATAAGTGGTTAAATTTAAATAACCACGGAATACACGAAATACACGGAAAATAATGAGATAGATTTAAGAGCCACAGCGTGGCTCACTCAGCCGAAGGCTGATCATAACCACGTACGGCTTACCGTGCGTGGGAAAATCAAAAGGAGATAATATGGCATACACCACTTTCTCACAAAATAAAAATGATCAATTAAAAGAACCGATGTTTTTCGGGCAAAATGTCAATGTCGCCCGTTATGACCAACAAAAATATGAATTATTTGAAAAGTTAATCGAAAAACAGCTCTCATTTTTCTGGCGTCCGGAAGAAGTCGATGTTTCGCAAGATCGTATCGACTACCAATCATTGCCAGAACATGAAAAACATATTTTTATCAGTAACTTAAAATATCAAACATTACTTGATTCCATTCAAGGTCGCAGCCCGAACGTAGCATTTTTGCCGTTAGTCTCGATTCCTGAGCTGGAAACTTGGATCGAAACTTGGACGTTTTCCGAAACGATCCACTCACGTTCTTATACGCATATTATCCGTAATATCGTCAATGATCCGTCGATTGTGTTTGACGATATCGTGACTAACGAAGAAATTATTAAACGCGCGAAAGATATTTCTTGCTACTACGATGATTTAATTCGAGATTCGCAACTTTATACACTCTACGGAGAAGGTTGCTATACGGTGGACGGCAAGCAATACCAAGTGACGTTACGCAACCTAAAACGCCAACTTTATTTATGCTTAATGAGTGTGAACGTGCTGGAAGCGATTCGTTTTTACGTATCGTTCGCTTGTTCTTTTGCGTTTGCCGAGCGTCAGTTAATGGAAGGTAACGCTAAAATTATTAAATTTATCGCACGTGATGAATATCTACATTTAACCGGCACACAAAATATGTTGAACATTATGGCATCCGGACAAGATGATCCGGAAATGGCACAAATTGCCGAAGAATGTAAACAAGAAGCTTATGAGCTTTTTGTAGCGGCGGCAGAACAAGAAAAAGAATGGGCGGCGTATTTATTTAAAGACGGTTCAATGATTGGTTTGAATGAAGATATTTTGGTGAAATATGTCGAATACATTACCAATATTCGAATGCAAGCGGTCGGATTACCCCGCCCTTTTGCAACTTCTTCAAATCCGATTCCTTGGATTAACGCTTGGTTGGTGTCCGATAACGTACAAGTTGCACCGCAAGAAGTCGAAGTCAGTTCCTATCTAGTCGGGCAAATCGATGCTAAGGTAGATACCGACGATTTCGATAATTTTGAACTCTAAATAAAAATAAGCGGTCGTTTTTTCAAAATTTTTCGCAAAAAATAGAGGGAATTCGACCGCTTACTCAAACCAAAACCCATAAAAATTTTATTGACTTATCCTTATTAATCTCTTCTTTTACCTCTGATTTATATCGGTAAATTAGCTAA includes:
- the nrdB gene encoding class Ia ribonucleoside-diphosphate reductase subunit beta; the encoded protein is MAYTTFSQNKNDQLKEPMFFGQNVNVARYDQQKYELFEKLIEKQLSFFWRPEEVDVSQDRIDYQSLPEHEKHIFISNLKYQTLLDSIQGRSPNVAFLPLVSIPELETWIETWTFSETIHSRSYTHIIRNIVNDPSIVFDDIVTNEEIIKRAKDISCYYDDLIRDSQLYTLYGEGCYTVDGKQYQVTLRNLKRQLYLCLMSVNVLEAIRFYVSFACSFAFAERQLMEGNAKIIKFIARDEYLHLTGTQNMLNIMASGQDDPEMAQIAEECKQEAYELFVAAAEQEKEWAAYLFKDGSMIGLNEDILVKYVEYITNIRMQAVGLPRPFATSSNPIPWINAWLVSDNVQVAPQEVEVSSYLVGQIDAKVDTDDFDNFEL
- the nrdA gene encoding class 1a ribonucleoside-diphosphate reductase subunit alpha; amino-acid sequence: MQKTLMVTKRNGKQEPFDLDKIHRVITWAAEGLQNVSVSQVELSAHIQFYQGIRTADIHETIIKAAADLISTETPDYQYLAARLAMFHLRKKAYGDFTPPHLFTHIKKLVALGKYDQALLIDYSEQEWQLMNEFLEHSRDMDFSYAAVKQLEGKYLVQNRVTGEIYESAQFLYLLVAACLFSKYPKATRLDYVKRFYDATSTFKISLPTPIMSGVRTPTRQFSSCVLIECGDSLDSINATSAAIIKYVSQRAGIGINAGAIRALGSPIRQGEAFHTGCIPFYKHFQTAVKSCSQGGVRGGAATVYYPLWHLEVESLLVLKNNRGVEDNRCRHMDYGVQLNKLMYQRLIKGGEITLFSPSDVDGLYEAFFADQEKFEQLYLQYEQDPRIRKRSVKAVELFSLLMQERASTGRIYIQNVDHCNTHSPFNPQVAPIKQSNLCLEIALPTKPLNDINDENGEIALCTLSAFNLGTLQNLDEFEPLADLVVRALDALLDYQDYPVKAAKHAALARRSLGIGVINYAYYLAKNGVRYSDGSANALTHRTFEAMQYYLLKASLNLAKEQGACKLFNETSYAQGILPIDSYKKELDNLTTEPLHYDWESLRAEIQQFGLRNSTLSSLMPSETSSQISNATNGIEPPRGYVSIKASKDGILKQVVPEYEKLRSQYELLWDIPDMSGYLQLVGIMQKFIDQAISANTNYDPQKFEDGKVPMKRLLADLLTAYKYGLKTLYYQNTRDGAEDAQQDLNDGCAGGACKI